In Brassica rapa cultivar Chiifu-401-42 chromosome A06, CAAS_Brap_v3.01, whole genome shotgun sequence, a single window of DNA contains:
- the LOC117126153 gene encoding uncharacterized protein LOC117126153 produces MEVGNGKHTSFWYDVWSKIGCLKVALGDRGLIDLGIGDNALVSDVLGRQRRRRRHRVSFLNEVETEIEALRLAANQGDDIALWKQQEGRFVNKFSAKKTWEQIRHSRQACNWSKGIWFTHSTPKFSFLVWVAVLNRLQTGDKMRLWHTGINTTCILCNVAEETREHLFFGCRYTRQIWKALAEGLLQNRFTTDWNQLVAIITRPGLTPIKNFLVRYVFQAAVHSIWRERNARRHGEQEREAQCLAKLVDKNVRLWLLSLQGRGKMEGGLATWFGSRVDP; encoded by the coding sequence ATGGAAGTTGGGAATGGGAAACATACCTCCTTCTGGTATGATGTCTGGTCCAAGATCGGTTGCCTCAAAGTTGCTCTTGGTGACCGCGGTCTGATTGACTTAGGCATTGGTGATAATGCCTTAGTGTCTGATGTTCTTGGTAGGCAGCGAAGAAGGAGAAGGCACAGAGTGAGTTTTCTAAATGAAGTGGAGACTGAAATAGAGGCTCTACGGTTAGCTGCGAATCAGGGTGATGATATTGCTCTGTGGAAGCAGCAGGAAGGcagatttgtaaataaattttctgCAAAAAAAACCTGGGAACAGATTCGCCACAGCCGCCAAGCTTGCAACTGGAGCAAAGGCATCTGGTTCACCCATTCAACTCCAAAGTTCTCATTCCTTGTCTGGGTTGCTGTGCTCAACAGACTGCAAACTGGAGATAAAATGCGGCTTTGGCACACTGGGATAAATACGACCTGCATTCTGTGTAATGTAGCCGAAGAAACCCGTGAACATCTCTTCTTTGGCTGCAGGTACACAAGACAGATCTGGAAGGCTCTCGCGGAGGGATTGTTACAAAACAGATTCACCACAGACTGGAATCAACTTGTTGCGATCATCACCAGGCCGGGGCTCACTCCCATCAAAAACTTCCTTGTCCGGTATGTTTTCCAAGCAGCTGTACACTCAATCTGGAGAGAGCGCAATGCTCGACGACATGGAGAACAAGAAAGAGAAGCTCAGTGTCTAGCAAAGCTTGTAGATAAAAATGTTAGGCTTTGGTTGCTTTCACTCCAAGGTAGAGGAAAAATGGAAGGAGGGCTTGCAACATGGTTTGGGTCTAGAGTGGATCCTTAA
- the LOC117126191 gene encoding ABC transporter B family member 22-like isoform X2 produces MLSVAGASWVVCFLEGYCWTRTGERQAARMRERYLKAVLRQDVVYFDLHVTSTSDITKSVFSDSLVMQDVLSEKLPNFLMSASAFVASYVVAF; encoded by the exons ATGCTTTCTGTGGCTGGTGCATCTTGGGTGGTCTGTTTCCTTG AAGGATATTGCTGGACAAGAACAGGGGAGAGACAAGCAGCAAGAATGAGGGAGAGATACTTGAAAGCAGTGTTGAGACAAGATGTGGTTTACTTTGATCTTCATGTCACCAGCACTTCTGATATTACCAAAAGTGTTTTCAGTGACAGCCTCGTCATGCAAGACGTCCTCAGCGAAAAG TTACCGAActttttgatgagtgcatctgCATTTGTCGCAAGCTACGTAGTGGCTTTCTGA
- the LOC117126191 gene encoding uncharacterized protein LOC117126191 isoform X1, translated as MGKAKKKSLPTEAELFVCLKKDIQQLSKAVQDFVIQVNSNHEDVFDNFSDGQEIFSEQKIDPSHGLFDEDNIKGDECYFVDQIGDPIFDVYGEYNAIYADPIFEDDSKKYFCIGQFGDDVFDAEKNPVFDVVDEDEAEAIPIYDVFDENETKKVTDKEREDDSKNFNDSVYAQETPTFSNTGLVKSNGVTCDFNLKDKSPSFQTMIPKQELVRVCEERAGKTCMDLQKKNMNYCAWRKNFHRHINREPPDRVQHKGLEDEQGHTKFLNAKITKLEEALLLEQEKNQTLERELSKTRRNIWMLNTGSKTLDNILSIGRTEKTTTGLGYQGGPSSSQTVFVRASRPREIVHVKSVCLPFFDKSDNDSYIHMEQHMDCILWKDEIHRQISKEPPDRDHSKVVVIHKENNGELVEWLLFWKKWVSTKRIYLHYREEKTSSCEIFEGLFACPVMQRRCDFVFQQIVVVALHEEHISVRSPIRDCCNQLGEKMLLLKTEDIMIVIASPHVLDDIESNHQVLYFARSALHFDVDEAVVQPLLYMWLHISPWIVTRNAYVSPRQRWITVWFYSQMKPVISVTYFGMQTILGAFTYVVICEDGMDVLPRHHHLFDISKRVNFLVHRGKSKSYIKGDTLLSSLSTSTGISVTCIQENFVENHYAINVVSSPRWLMFPLGSFLVYVFTGGEDSVLVWPLLAHTMMSYDILEFLITAEVSQSLGNMWITRILSFLHIHVWPLQIMLESLETFVYWKVLHCGVSKLRIWDVHHPQMKSNDKSTTATWVSYIACVSSKYLWEAYSCVLCVRGSIFFLSQPSWTGFSILIWVMGKEVFPCQDPWNKVIKLLTSYDLFHVKLRAHFQPTHIVVCSLLRIVMSDRNTSHEFDQVDTCRRGILKHVLNSLRRVVWAMLLQHWAVLSSTSWELESSYDEYIGQHELSFVFRLNDIKGIVLCFIAPPAGIFSSLVIGDRCIVHPHRERGLYAFAVQEKLFHYNRRNEFLNWWSIGTNMTVWSIPNTCPSVPWAYFQVISLQIRCGVFTLGMEAICSLQMGSYCRYTALICWSNVSCASGNLFCFVLVHDLMSFPEYISLRSWRSGMNEFLEHASVGLKRGDQSLRHMSKNILLDVNKINRLEKDDHTMHVILTEKNDIKRNLKRENITKDMLFLEVREQQFSFRFVVESFEPGGT; from the coding sequence ATGGGCAAAGCTAAGAAAAAATCCCTTCCCACTGAGGCAGAGTTATTTGTGTGTCTTAAAAAAGATATACAACAGCTTAGCAAGGCGGTGCAGGATTTTGTTATCCAGGTTAATTCTAATCACGAAGATGTTTTTGACAACTTTAGTGACGGCCAAGAAATTTTTTCAGAGCAGAAAATTGATCCAAGCCATGGTCTATTCGATGAAGACAACATAAAAGGAGATGAGTGCTATTTTGTCGATCAGATTGGCGATCCAATATTTGACGTGTACGGCGAATACAATGCTATATATGCTGACCCAATATTTGAAGACGACTCGAAAAAATATTTCTGCATTGGTCAGTTTGGTGATGACGTGTTTGATGCAGAAAAAAATCCAGTTTTTGACGTGGTTGACGAAGACGAGGCAGAAGCTATCCCAATCTATGACGTGTTTGATGAAAACGAGACAAAAAAAGTCACGGATAAAGAAAGGGAAGATGATAGCAAAAATTTTAATGACTCCGTTTACGCTCAAGAAACTCCAACGTTTTCTAATACAGGTTTGGTGAAAAGCAATGGTGTTACATGTGACTTTAATCTTAAGGATAAATCTCCTTCCTTTCAAACGATGATTCCCAAACAAGAACTTGTTCGTGTCTGTGAAGAGAGAGCTGGCAAGACTTGTAtggatttacaaaaaaaaaatatgaattattgTGCATGGAGAAAGAATTTTCACCGACACATCAATCGCGAGCCACCTGATCGTGTTCAACACAAAGGTCTTGAAGATGAACAAGGGCATACAAAATTTCTGAATGCAAAGATCACTAAACTTGAAGAAGCTCTTTTGTTAGAGCAAGAGAAAAACCAGACTTTAGAGCGTGAGTTGAGTAAAACACGCAGGAATATATGGATGTTAAATACGGGATCCAAAACTTTAGACAATATTTTAAGTATTGGTAGAACAGAGAAGACTACGACTGGTCTCGGTTATCAAGGAGGTCCATCAAGTTCACAAACTGTCTTTGTTCGAGCAAGTCGTCCGAGAGAAATAGTACATGTGAAGTCGGTATGCCTTCCATTCTTTGACAAGAGTGACAATGATTCATATATTCATATGGAACAACATATGGATTGTATTCTATGGAAAGACGAAATACATAGGCAAATCAGTAAAGAGCCACCAGATCGTGATCATAGTAAAGTTGTGGTTATACACAAAGAAAACAATGGTGAGCTTGTGGAATGGCTGCTGTTCTGGAAGAAGTGGGTCAGTACAAAACGGATATACCTACACTATAGAGAGGAAAAGACATCATCCTGTGAGATTTTTGAGGGGTTATTTGCATGTCCAGTGATGCAACGGAGGTGCGATTTTGTTTTCCAACAAATTGTTGTGGTCGCTCTTCATGAGGAACATATTTCTGTTAGGAGCCCTATACGTGATTGTTGTAATCAGCTTGGAGAAAAGATGTTGCTTCTTAAAACTGAAGATATAATGATTGTAATTGCTTCACCTCACGTGCTGGACGACATAGAATCAAATCATCAGGTGCTATATTTTGCTAGATCAGCCTTGCACTTTGACGTGGATGAAGCTGTTGTACAGCCACTGTTGTACATGTGGTTGCATATTTCCCCCTGGATCGTGACAAGAAACGCATATGTTAGCCCACGACAAAGATGGATCACTGTATGGTTTTATTCACAAATGAAACCAGTTATCAGTGTTACTTATTTTGGTATGCAGACCATCTTAGGTGCCTTTACTTATGTGGTAATTTGTGAAGATGGTATGGATGTTCTGCCACGACATCATCATTTATTTGATATATCCAAGCGTGTAAATTTTCTTGTACACAGAGGAAAGTCCAAAAGCTACATCAAAGGGGATACTCTCTTGAGTAGTTTGTCGACTTCTACGGGTATTTCAGTGACCTGTATCCAAGAAAATTTTGTGGAAAATCACTATGCTATTAATGTCGTCTCTTCTCCACGATGGTTAATGTTTCCACTTGGCTCTTTCTTGGTTTACGTATTCACTGGCGGAGAAGACTCTGTGCTTGTGTGGCCATTATTGGCTCATACCATGATGTCTTACGATATTCTAGAATTCCTTATCACGGCAGAGGTTTCACAGAGTCTGGGAAATATGTGGATCACGAGGATTTTAAGTTTCTTACATATTCATGTATGGCCATTACAGATTATGCTGGAGAGTTTGGAGACATTTGTTTATTGGAAAGTGCTTCATTGTGGAGTTTCTAAGTTGAGAATATGGGATGTTCATCATCCACAAATGAAGTCGAATGACAAATCCACGACAGCAACATGGGTGAGTTACATTGCTTGCGTGTCAAGTAAGTACTTATGGGAGGCCTACAGTTGTGTGTTATGTGTTCGTGGTAGCATTTTTTTTCTGTCACAGCCATCTTGGACTGGTTTCTCTATTCTAATATGGGTAATGGGTAAAGAAGTATTTCCTTGTCAAGATCCATGGAATAAGGTGATCAAGCTTTTGACGAGTTACGATCTGTTTCATGTTAAGCTTCGTGCACATTTTCAACCAACACATATTGTTGTGTGTTCTCTTTTGAGGATAGTGATGAGTGATCGAAATACCAGCCATGAATTTGATCAAGTCGATACATGTCGTAGAGGTATTCTCAAGCATGTCTTGAATTCATTGCGTCGTGTTGTTTGGGCAATGCTTTTACAGCACTGGGCAGTGTTGTCTTCTACTTCTTGGGAACTCGAGTCATCTTACGACGAGTACATTGGTCAACATGAACTCAGTTTTGTGTTCCGTTTGAATGATATAAAGGGCATAGTATTGTGTTTCATTGCACCACCTGCTGGCATCTTTTCATCTCTCGTTATTGGTGATCGGTGTATCGTCCATCCTCACCGAGAACGTGGGCTTTATGCTTTTGCAGTTCAAGAAAAACTTTTTCACTACAACAGAAGAAATGAGTTCCTGAATTGGTGGTCAATAGGCACTAACATGACAGTGTGGTCTATACCAAATACGTGTCCATCAGTTCCATGGGCATATTTTCAAGTCATCTCATTACAAATCAGGTGTGGAGTTTTCACGTTGGGAATGGAAGCTATTTGCAGTCTACAAATGGGTTCATATTGCAGATACACGGCATTAATTTGTTGGAGTAATGTTTCTTGCGCTTCAGGCAacctattttgttttgttttggttcaCGACTTAATGTCTTTTCCTGAATATATATCCCTACGTTCGTGGAGAAGTGGCATGAATGAGTTTTTGGAGCATGCCAGTGTGGGACTTAAACGTGGCGATCAGTCTCTACGTCACATGTCTAAGAATATTCTCCTCGACGTCAACAAAATCAATAGATTAGAAAAAGATGATCACACTATGCACGTGATACTTACAGAGAAGAATGATATCAAGAGAAATTTGAAAAGGGAAAATATTACGAAGGATATGCTTTTCTTGGAGGTTCGGGAGCAGCAATTTTCATTTCGATTCGTGGTCGAATCTTTCGAACCCGGAGGGACCTGA
- the LOC103875158 gene encoding ABC transporter B family member 22, producing MLWRLAIVGFPFIVLLLIPGLMYGRSLISITRKIREEYKEAGSIAEQAISLVRTVYAFGSETKLIAKFSAALEGSMKLGLRQGLAKGLALGSNGIIYAIWGFMNWYGSRMVMYHGAKGGNIFAVIMCVTSGGISLGRGFSNLKYFSEVVVAGEKITKMIKRVPGIDSDNMEGQVLNNFKGEVHFNHVKFMYPSRPETPIFEDLCLRIPSGKTVALVGGNGSGKSTVISLLQRFYDPVAGEVLIDDVPINKLQVKWLRSQMGLVGQEPVLFATSIKQNILFGKEDASMDEVMEAAKASNAHTFISQFPHGYKTQVGERRVQMSGGQKQRIAIARAIIKLPKILLLDEATSTLDSESERVVLEALDNASAGRTTIVIVAHRLSTIRNADVICVVHNGCIVETGSHEELMENLDGHYTSLVRLQQMENEEYDVNISVRVQGGQLSILSKDLKYSPKLSFVDSRSNLATNSTIDSSLSGSIHKDKKTRVPSFKRLMAMNRPEWKHAMCGCLSAALYGAVQPLNAYVVGSMVSMYFLTSHEKIREKTRIYVLVFVGLALFVFLTNIVQHYSFAYMGENLTKRIREKMLTKMLTFEVNWFDEGQNSSGAACSRLAKEANVVRSLIGERVSLLVQTISGVAIACTLGLVIAWRLAIVMIAVQPVVVVCFYTQRILLKSMSKKAIKAQDESCKLAAEAVSNIRTIIAFSSQERIFKLLNRVQEGPRRESVRQSLLAGIVLGTSRSLLACTTVLNYWYGGRLIADGKIVAKAFFEMFMIFVSTGRAIADAGTMTTDLAKGSDAVGSVFAVLDRCTTIEPEDPNGYLPEKIKGIISFVNVDFAYPTRPNVVIFKDFSIEIEEGKSTAIVGPSGSGKSTIISLIERFYDPLKGSVRIDGRDLKSYHLRSLRQHIALVSQEPALFTGTIRENILYGAASENIDESEIIEAAKAANAHEFITSLSNGYDTNCGDRGVQLSGGQKQRIAIARAVLKNPSVLLLDEATSALDSQSERMVQDALERVMVGRTSVVISHRLSTIQNCDTIAVLDNGKVVECGDHSSLLAKGPTGAYFSLVSLQRNLC from the exons ATGCTGTGGAGACTCGCAATCGTAGGCTTCCCATTTATCGTTCTCCTCTTGATCCCTGGACTGATGTACGGACGATCCCTCATCAGCATCACGAGGAAAATACGGGAAGAGTACAAAGAAGCTGGATCTATTGCCGAGCAAGCCATCTCTTTGGTGCGAACTGTCTACGCATTTGGCAGTGAGACTAAGTTGATTGCCAAATTCTCAGCTGCACTTGAGGGCTCGATGAAGCTAGGTTTAAGACAAGGATTAGCTAAAGGACTAGCCCTTGGGAGCAATGGTATCATCTACGCCATTTGGGGGTTCATGAATTGGTACGGAAGTCGGATGGTTATGTACCACGGCGCCAAAGGCGGTAACATCTTTGCAGTCATTATGTGCGTTACCTCTGGCGGCAT ATCACTTGGTCGAGGTTTTTCGAATCTCAAATATTTTTCAGAGGTGGTTGTAGCAGGGGAAAAGATTAccaaaatgataaaaagagttCCGGGTATTGATTCGGACAACATGGAAGGTCAAGTTCTAAATAACTTTAAAGGAGAAGTACACTTTAACCATGTGAAATTTATGTACCCCTCTAGACCTGAAACCCCAATCTTTGAGGATTTATGTTTGAGAATTCCATCCGGAAAAACTGTGGCTCTGGTTGGTGGAAACGGGTCGGGAAAATCAACTGTTATATCGCTTTTGCAGAGGTTCTATGACCCAGTCGCAGGAGAGGTTCTAATAGATGATGTGCCCATTAATAAGCTGCAGGTGAAGTGGTTGAGGTCCCAAATGGGTCTAGTTGGCCAAGAGCCAGTGCTCTTCGCCACATCGATAaagcaaaatatattatttggtaAAGAAGATGCGTCCATGGATGAAGTAATGGAAGCTGCAAAGGCCTCAAATGCTCATACTTTCATCTCTCAGTTCCCTCATGGTTACAAAACTCag GTTGGAGAGAGAAGAGTGCAAATGTCAGGAGGTCAGAAGCAGAGGATCGCAATTGCACGTGCGATAATCAAATTACCAAAAATTCTCCTTTTAGACGAGGCAACAAGTACACTAGACTCAGAATCAGAAAGGGTAGTCCTAGAAGCCTTGGACAATGCCTCTGCTGGCCGTACAACTATTGTTATTGTTGCACACCGCCTATCTACTATTCGTAATGCTGATGTTATTTGTGTAGTCCATAATGGCTGCATTGTAGAAACTGGATCACATGAAGAGCTCATGGAGAATTTGGATGGTCACTATACTTCTCTAGTTCGCTTGCAACAGATGGAGAATGAAGAATATGATGTTAACATCAGTGTAAGGGTGCAAGGGGGGCAATTATCGATTTTGAGCAAAGATTTAAAGTATAGTCCAAAACTCTCTTTTGTCGATAGCAGGTCTAACTTGGCAACAAATTCAACCATTGATTCGAGTCTTTCTGGTTCGATACATAAGGATAAGAAGACGCGTGTGCCATCGTTTAAGAGATTGATGGCAATGAATAGACCAGAGTGGAAACATGCAATGTGTGGTTGCTTAAGTGCAGCTTTATATGGGGCCGTACAACCACTAAACGCATATGTTGTAGGATCAATGGTGTCAATGTATTTCCTAACGAGTCATGAGAAGATCAGGGAGAAAACAAGGATCTACGTGTTGGTTTTTGTTGGTCTAGCTCTGTTTGTTTTCTTGACTAATATCGTTCAACATTATAGTTTTGCTTACATGGGCGAAAACCTAACAAAACGTATCCGAGAAAAGATGCTCACAAAGATGCTGACCTTTGAAGTCAACTGGTTCGATGAAGGCCAGAACTCCAGTGGTGCAGCTTGCTCAAGACTTGCAAAAGAAGCTAACGTG GTGAGGTCGCTGATTGGTGAACGGGTGTCATTGTTGGTACAAACCATATCGGGAGTGGCTATAGCTTGCACACTTGGTTTGGTCATCGCTTGGCGATTAGCCATTGTGATGATTGCGGTACAACCAGTTGTTGTTGTATGTTTCTACACTCAACGCATTCTGCTCAAAAGCATGTCCAAAAAAGCAATTAAAGCCCAAGATGAGAGTTGCAAACTAGCCGCAGAAGCTGTCTCCAATATCCGAACCATCATAGCTTTCTCGTCACAGGAACGGATTTTCAAATTACTCAATAGGGTCCAAGAGGGTCCTCGGAGAGAAAGCGTTCGCCAGTCGTTGTTAGCAGGGATTGTGCTGGGGACTTCCCGAAGCCTTTTAGCATGCACAACGGTTTTGAATTACTGGTATGGTGGAAGACTAATAGCAGATGGAAAAATCGTGGCAAAAGCATTCTTTGAGATGTTTATGATCTTTGTGAGTACGGGCAGGGCTATTGCAGACGCTGGGACCATGACTACCGATCTAGCCAAGGGCTCGGATGCAGTTGGGTCTGTGTTTGCAGTGTTAGATCGATGTACAACCATTGAGCCGGAGGACCCAAATGGCTATCTTCCGGAAAAGATAAAGGGAATAATCAGCTTTGTCAACGTGGACTTTGCTTACCCCACCCGACCAAATGTGGTTATATTCAAGGACTTTTCCATTGAGATAGAGGAGGGAAAGTCGACAGCTATTGTAGGTCCAAGTGGGTCAGGTAAGTCGACAATAATTAGTTTGATCGAGCGGTTCTACGACCCGTTAAAGGGTTCTGTGAGAATCGATGGCCGTGATCTAAAGTCGTATCATTTGAGGTCGCTTCGTCAACACATAGCTTTGGTTAGCCAAGAGCCAGCTTTATTCACCGGAACTATCCGAGAGAACATACTGTACGGAGCAGCATCTGAAAACATCGACGAGTCGGAGATCATAGAGGCGGCAAAGGCAGCAAACGCCCACGAATTCATCACATCACTATCGAACGGCTACGACACGAACTGCGGAGACAGAGGAGTACAACTATCGGGTGGGCAAAAACAGAGGATTGCTATAGCTCGTGCGGTTTTGAAGAACCCGTCCGTGCTGCTCCTGGACGAAGCCACGAGCGCTTTGGACAGCCAGTCTGAGCGCATGGTCCAGGACGCACTCGAGCGAGTGATGGTCGGGAGGACGAGCGTAGTGATCTCGCATAGGCTTAGCACGATCCAGAACTGCGACACGATCGCGGTTTTGGACAACGGGAAAGTAGTTGAATGTGGAGACCACTCGTCCTTGTTGGCAAAGGGTCCTACAGGAGCTTACTTCTCATTGGTCAGTCTCCAAAGAAATCTCTGTTGA